A genomic region of Oryza glaberrima chromosome 1, OglaRS2, whole genome shotgun sequence contains the following coding sequences:
- the LOC127771530 gene encoding probable folate-biopterin transporter 4: MAAAAASSSSSPWAGRMAAAFGAPFLWLVCLIYFIQGFRSFVWTAVSYQMKDMMKLSPSTSQFLVLVAYFPWSIKPVYGILSDCIPIKQRKRTPYLIISSCLSLFPWLILGMSEPLRSSSNFLTALLIVQNLGSAMADVVIDAMIAEAVRSAGPEFAGDLQSLSWSSMAVGGIFGSLLGGYALSNLPIHVIYIIFSALPLFQLISCIFVEESPKGFESRMDNAAPKHVEDQTIDASPGKSSSESYKYEDTRRRKGARRNNKRKSLSKRPEDHDKNKSTNLRPYLSLKSAFFSLCTAFKQPTILRPMAWFFFSNVAIPNISTVMFYYQTEVLHLEASFLGTARVIGWFSLMLGTYIYNRYFKHKKLRNILMFAHVGLAIIGVLDILLVLRLHVHYGITDKYMVLWGSALADAINQFKMMPFLILSGQLCPPGIEGTLFALFMSINNFGSTLGSFLGAALASALSISSAQFDNLALGLGVQLIGTLLPVGFLFLIPKEVTGLTS; the protein is encoded by the exons atggcggcggcggcggcttcgtcctcctcctcgccgtgggcggggcggatggcggcggcgttcggGGCGCCGTTCCTGTGGCTCGTCTGCCTGATCTACTTCATCCAG GGTTTCAGGTCTTTTGTCTGGACAGCTGTCTCGTACCAAATGAAGGACATGATGAAACTGTCACCATCAACATCACAGTTTTTGGTCTTAGTTGCATATTTCCCTTGGAGTATAAAGCCTGTATATGG GATTTTGTCAGACTGTATTCCCATCAAGCAGAGGAAGCGTACGCCCTATTTGATCATTTCTAGCTGTCTATCTCTATTTCCGTGGCTAATCCTTGGGATGTCAGAACCTTTGAGGAGCTCAAGCAATTTTCTTACTGCTTTGCTGATAGTACAGAACTTGGGATCTGCCATGGCAGATGTTGTTATAGATGCAATGATTGCAGAAGCAGTTCGATCAGCTGG GCCAGAATTTGCTGGTGATCTCCAGTCACTATCTTGGTCATCAATGGCAGTAGGGGGGATTTTTGGGAGCTTATTGGGGGGATATGCACTGTCCAATCTCCCGATACAtgttatttatattattttctcGGCGCTTCCATTGTTTCAACTAATTTCCTGCATATTTGTTGAGGAATCTCCAAAAGGATTTGAGAGTAGAATGGATAATGCTGCACCTAAACATGTCGAGGATCAAACTATTGATGCTTCTCCCGGAAAAAGCTCTAGTGAATCATATAAATATGAAGATACTAGAAGGCGAAAAGGAGCTAGGAGAAATAATAAAAGGAAATCATTGTCCAAACGACCTGAGGACCATGACAAGAACAAGTCAACTAACTTAAGGCCATACTTGTCTCTGAAATCAGCATTCTTCAGTTTATGCACAGCATTCAAACAACCAACTATTTTACG ACCTATGGCGTGGTTTTTCTTTTCGAATGTAGCAATTCCAAATATCTCAACAGTCATGTTCTACTATCAAACAGAGGTCCTACATTTGGAGGCATCCTTTCTGGGGACTGCACGTGTAATTGGGTGGTTCAGTCTAATGCTTGGCACATATATCTACAACCGCTATTTTAAACACAAGAAACTCAGGAATATTCTCAT GTTTGCGCATGTTGGTCTTGCCATAATTGGCGTACTGGACATTCTTTTGGTGTTGCGGTTACATGTTCACTATGGAATTACAGACAAATACATGGTCTTGTGGGGTTCTGCTTTGGCTGATGCAATTAACCAGTTCAA GATGATGCCGTTCCTCATCCTCTCTGGGCAGCTTTGCCCTCCTGGAATCGAGGGAACACTGTTCGCTCTGTTCATGTCCATCAACAACTTTGGCTCGACTTTAGGCTCATTCTTGGGAGCGGCTCTGGCGTCAGCTTTAAGCATCTCATCAGCACAATTCGACAATCTGGCGCTCGGCTTAGGTGTACAGCTGATTGGCACTCTCCTACCGGTTGGATTTTTGTTTCTGATACCAAAGGAAGTTACAGGGCTAACGTCATAG
- the LOC127764602 gene encoding transcription factor bHLH150-like, protein MISTGGGSSSAASSSASSSGVRVAGMAKVRGKAGAGAGAAAAAATRTKWRSGAQERIYGRRLLDALRATRDGAAGGGGGAPPQPRAVKAAADSALALTARGQSRWSRAILLAGAASSRRRVLVKAGGKIRRGGGGNSCRRPQARAAAAVAAKAAAAASSAGEPSMLKERKVKERLRVLGRLVPGCRKLPAPALLEETADYVAALEMQVKAMRALADALAAAQLSSSTPQQAEAAADETEMER, encoded by the coding sequence ATGATCTCTACAggcggcggctcgtcgtcggcggcgtcgtcttctgcgtcgtcgtcgggggTGAGGGTAGCGGGCATGGCGAAGGTGCGGGGGAAggcgggtgcgggtgcgggcgccgcggcggcggcggcgacgaggaccaAGTGGAGGAGCGGCGCGCAGGAGAGGATCTACGGGCGGCGCCTGCTCGACGCGCTGCGGGCCACGCGGGACGGGGCGgcaggcgggggcgggggcgcgccgccgcagccgcgggcGGTGAAGGCCGCGGCGGACTCGGCGCTGGCGCTCACCGCGCGGGGGCAGTCGAGGTGGAGCCGCGCCATCCTGCTGGCCGGCGCGGCGTCGTCCAGGCGCCGCGTGCTCGTCAAGGCCGGCGGGAAgatccgccgcggcggcggtggcaacagctgccgccgcccgcaggcgcgcgccgcggcggcggtggcggctaaggcggccgcggccgcctcctccgccggcgagcCCTCGATGCTGAAGGAGAGGAAGGTGAAGGAGCGCCTCCGCGTGCTGGGCCGCCTCGTCCCCGGATGCCGGAAGCTCCCCGCGCCGGCGCTGCTCGAGGAGACGGCCGACTACGTGGCCGCGCTGGAGATGCAGGTCAAGGCCATGCGCGCCCtcgccgacgcgctcgccgccgcgcagctCTCCTCGTCAACTCCGCAGCaggcggaggccgccgccgacgagaccGAGATGGAGAGGTGA